The following are encoded together in the Coffea arabica cultivar ET-39 chromosome 1c, Coffea Arabica ET-39 HiFi, whole genome shotgun sequence genome:
- the LOC113715126 gene encoding transcription factor MYB14: MGRAPCCEKMGLNKGPWTKEEDQILISYINENGRGNWRALPKKAGLLRCGKSCRLRWTNYLRPDIKRGNFTQEEEDTIIKLHQALGNRWSAIAATLPGRTDNEIKNVWHSHLKKRLIPQQDHQGQAVRKTKPEQGTNKALSVEKPKFHCQDSNSSPVKIIVSKQEPGTNNQSSSLQYSSSDDISSSLSFTDATTTTTIPDNPTEIYLTNSGDGDSVSNKHQELDQDIWHDVVSSQDHSLSPVLHRGGCGFNPFTNDDINFWCDLFTRTEDISHLLEF; the protein is encoded by the exons ATGGGGAGAGCTCCGTGCTGTGAGAAAATGGGATTGAATAAAGGCCCGTGGACCAAAGAAGAAGATCAGATCCTCATCAGCTACATCAATGAAAACGGCCGCGGAAACTGGCGGGCGCTTCCCAAGAAAGCCG GTCTGTTAAGGTGCGGAAAGAGTTGCAGGCTTCGTTGGACCAACTATTTAAGACCCGACATTAAGCGTGGAAACTTCACCCAGGAAGAAGAGGACACCATTATTAAGTTGCATCAAGCATTAGGAAACAG ATGGTCCGCAATTGCAGCAACATTACCTGGACGAACCGATAACGAGATAAAAAACGTATGGCACAGTCACTTGAAGAAGAGATTAATACCACAGCAGGACCACCAGGGCCAGGCCGTCAGAAAAACCAAACCAGAACAAGGGACAAACAAAGCATTATCAGTGGAGAAGCCCAAATTTCATTGTCAAGACTCAAATTCAAGTCCCGTGAAGATAATTGTAAGCAAACAGGAGCCGGGCACGAATAATCAAAGCTCTTCGCTGCAATATTCCTCCAGTGATGACATCTCCTCCTCCTTATCCTTCACGGATGCCACCACCACTACCACAATTCCTGATAACCCGACTGAGATATACTTGACTAATTCTGGTGATGGTGATTCAGTTTCAAACAAACACCAGGAGTTGGACCAGGACATCTGGCACGATGTTGTTTCTTCCCAAGACCATTCACTGTCTCCGGTACTCCATCGTGGGGGTTGTGGTTTTAACCCCTTCACCAATGATGATATCAACTTTTGGTGCGACCTTTTTACCAGAACTGAGGACATATCTCATCTGCTTGAATTTTGA
- the LOC113715143 gene encoding uncharacterized protein isoform X1, protein MESEGQRTSSTPSAVLASLLCKRAKLHEELRNIEKQVYDMETSYLQDPSQCGNVLKGFEGFLSSSKNTTLQKNKLLDEMVGLYWLMDSKYFISSDAEGNQRRVGVALEMQRDRGNQANQILTMKTMLI, encoded by the exons ATGGAATCCGAAG GGCAAAGAACATCGTCAACTCCATCGGCAGTGCTGGCGTCACTCTTATGCAAAAGAGCCAAACTTCATGAAGAACTCCGTAACATCGAGAAGCAG GTATATGATATGGAGACAAGTTATTTGCAGGATCCAAGCCAGTGTGGGAATGTTTTGAAAGGTTTTGAGGGGTTTCTATCCTCTTCCAAGAACACTACCCT GCAGAAGAACAAGCTGCTGGACGAGATGGTGGGGCTTTATTGGCTAATGGACAGCAAGTATTTTATTTCGTCTGATGCAG AGGGAAACCAAAGAAGGGTAGGGGTGGCCCTAGAGATGCAAAGAGATCGAGGCAATCAAGCGAACCAGATTTTGACTATGAAGACGATGCTGATTTAA
- the LOC113715143 gene encoding uncharacterized protein isoform X2 → MESEGQRTSSTPSAVLASLLCKRAKLHEELRNIEKQVYDMETSYLQDPSQCGNVLKGFEGFLSSSKNTTLLKRSRKFQPEDRLFSLSSTTSPAAEEQAAGRDGGALLANGQQVFYFV, encoded by the exons ATGGAATCCGAAG GGCAAAGAACATCGTCAACTCCATCGGCAGTGCTGGCGTCACTCTTATGCAAAAGAGCCAAACTTCATGAAGAACTCCGTAACATCGAGAAGCAG GTATATGATATGGAGACAAGTTATTTGCAGGATCCAAGCCAGTGTGGGAATGTTTTGAAAGGTTTTGAGGGGTTTCTATCCTCTTCCAAGAACACTACCCT TTTAAAGAGATCCAGGAAGTTTCAACCTGAAGATAGGCTGTTTTCATTATCTTCCACCACCTCACCGGCG GCAGAAGAACAAGCTGCTGGACGAGATGGTGGGGCTTTATTGGCTAATGGACAGCAAGTATTTTATTTCGTCTGA
- the LOC113723407 gene encoding actin-depolymerizing factor isoform X1, whose product MSFRIRGQNATSGMGVADHRKDAFLELKRKKAYRYVIFKIDEKKKEVVVEKTGNPAESYEDFTASMPENDCRYAVYDFDFVTSENCQKSKIFFIAWSPAISRIRAKMLYATSKERFKRELDGIHYEIQATDPTEMDLEVIRDRAN is encoded by the exons ATGTCTTTCAGAATCAGAGGA CAAAATGCTACTTCTGGTATGGGAGTGGCTGATCACCGCAAAGATGCATTCTTGGAGCTGAAGAGGAAGAAGGCTTACCGCTATGTTATATTCAAGATCGatgagaagaaaaaggaagttgTAGTTGAGAAAACTGGCAATCCAGCTGAAAGCTATGAAGATTTTACTGCTTCCATGCCAGAAAATGATTGCCGTTATGCAGTCTATGACTTTGATTTTGTCACCTCTGAGAATTGTCAAAAGAGCaagattttcttcattgcatg GTCTCCTGCAATCTCTAGGATTCGTGCCAAGATGCTTTATGCTACATCCAAAGAAAGGTTTAAAAGAGAGTTGGATGGAATTCATTATGAAATTCAGGCTACTGACCCTACTGAAATGGATCTCGAAGTTATCAGGGACCGTGCAAATTAA
- the LOC113723407 gene encoding actin-depolymerizing factor isoform X2 — MGVADHRKDAFLELKRKKAYRYVIFKIDEKKKEVVVEKTGNPAESYEDFTASMPENDCRYAVYDFDFVTSENCQKSKIFFIAWSPAISRIRAKMLYATSKERFKRELDGIHYEIQATDPTEMDLEVIRDRAN; from the exons ATGGGAGTGGCTGATCACCGCAAAGATGCATTCTTGGAGCTGAAGAGGAAGAAGGCTTACCGCTATGTTATATTCAAGATCGatgagaagaaaaaggaagttgTAGTTGAGAAAACTGGCAATCCAGCTGAAAGCTATGAAGATTTTACTGCTTCCATGCCAGAAAATGATTGCCGTTATGCAGTCTATGACTTTGATTTTGTCACCTCTGAGAATTGTCAAAAGAGCaagattttcttcattgcatg GTCTCCTGCAATCTCTAGGATTCGTGCCAAGATGCTTTATGCTACATCCAAAGAAAGGTTTAAAAGAGAGTTGGATGGAATTCATTATGAAATTCAGGCTACTGACCCTACTGAAATGGATCTCGAAGTTATCAGGGACCGTGCAAATTAA